A genomic region of Choristoneura fumiferana chromosome 17, NRCan_CFum_1, whole genome shotgun sequence contains the following coding sequences:
- the LOC141436870 gene encoding ecdysone oxidase-like produces MSLVHSISVAEVQVIGPVFRYLQLLLAALATLQLGSKNYPPQANVFDGQKFDFIVVGAGSAGCVIASRLSEVGKWNVLLIEYGNDPPIESRIPGLFSFIAYSNADWNYHTEDDSYSSQAHKTKNIHMTRGKMLGGSSGANLMLYVRGNKADFDTWVSKGATGWDWNNVTYYFKKSEGNQSPEIMQAGSAELHNTKGPLKTTRPLWKNITSKYLKAFSENHKILTDTNGHEQLGYSMPPYTIANKERQSTSTAFLSPIKERKNLFVLKETLCTKVLIKNHKAIGVEVKLKNNKIISLYATKEVVLSAGAINSPQLLMLSGIGPKKHLREKGIKVLLDLPQVGQNLYDHPLVQFGLTGEKGLKSVRENFDLLTTYDKLPLPIIMGHVSLSNDQPFPDYQALAIPFPAATIMPTIVCNFQFGLDDRICTALADACKTQETLITYIALLHPKSKGYIELRNKDPANSPKIFVKYYSDNDDLEKHARSIEDFIITLKDTKYFKSIHSDIIDFKVPQCAQIQFNTHEYWKCYVLNSATTLWHPVGTCVMGLKGGERSGF; encoded by the exons ATGAGCTTGGTACACTCAATATCGGTGGCAGAAGTACAAGTAATAGGACCAGTGTTCAGATACTTGCAGCTACTCTTGGCGGCTTTGGCTACGTTGCAGTTGGGATCCAAGAACTATCCACCACAAGCTAACGTTTTCG ATGGACAGAAATTCGACTTCATCGTGGTCGGCGCGGGCTCAGCGGGATGTGTGATAGCCAGCAGACTCTCAGAGGTCGGGAAATGGAACGTGCTGCTCATAGAATATGGCAACGACCCACCTATTGAATCCAGG ATTCCTGGCCTATTCTCGTTCATCGCCTATTCAAATGCTGACTGGAACTACCATACAGAAGATGACAGCTACAGCAGCCAGGCTCATAAGACGAAAAACATTCACATGACGCGAGGCAAGATGCTCGGCGGCTCCAGTGGTGCCAACTTAATGCTCTACGTGCGAGGAAACAAGGCAGACTTTGATACATGGGTGTCCAAAGGAGCAACTGGTTGGGATTGGAACAACGTgacatattattttaagaaaagtGAAGGCAACCAAAGTCCAGAAATTATGCAAGCTGGCTCTGCAGAATTGCACAATACTAAGGGACCATTGAAAACTACGAGACCTCTTTGGAAGAATATAACAAGCAAATATCTTAAAGCGTTTAGCGAAAATCATAAAATTCTAACGGATACCAATGGGCACGAACAGCTTGGATATTCGATGCCGCCGTACACAATAGCTAATAAAGAACGTCAGAGTACGTCCACCGCTTTTCTTAGCCCTATAAAAGAACGAAAAAATTTATTCGTTCTCAAGGAAACTCTTTGTACAAAAGTATTGATTAAAAATCACAAAGCTATTGGTGTAGAAGTtaaactgaaaaataataaaattattagtttATACGCCACCAAAGAAGTGGTCCTTTCAGCTGGTGCAATTAACAGCCCCCAACTGTTGATGTTGTCAGGCATCGGCCCAAAAAAACATCTGAGAGAAAAAGGCATAAAAGTTTTGCTGGACTTACCACAGGTTGGTCAGAATTTATATGACCATCCATTGGTACAATTTGGTTTGACTGGGGAAAAAGGTTTGAAAAGTGTTCGTGAGAACTTCGATTTATTGACCACCTACGACAAACTTCCCTTACCTATTATTATGGGCCACGTTTCTCTGTCAAATGACCAACCATTCCCAGATTATCAGGCCTTAGCTATCCCATTCCCCGCGGCGACTATAATGCCCACAAttgtatgtaattttcaatTTGGGCTGGACGACAGAATTTGCACAGCTTTAGCAGATGCCTGCAAGACGCAGGAAACGCTTATAACATATATAGCTTTGCTGCACCCTAAAAGTAAAGGGTACATCGAGCTTCGGAACAAAGATCCTGCAAATAGCCCTAAGATTTTTGTTAAATACTACTCGGACAATGATGATTTAGAGAAACACGCGCGAAGCATAGAGGACTTTATCATCACACTCAAGGatactaaatattttaagagCATACATTCTGATATAATAGATTTCAAGGTTCCACAATGTgctcaaattcaattcaatactcATGAATATTGGAAATGCTATGTTTTGAACAGTGCTACGACACTATGGCATCCGGTGGGCACTTGTGTCATGGGATTAAAGGGAGGAGAGCGTAGTGGATTCTGA